In Euphorbia lathyris chromosome 2, ddEupLath1.1, whole genome shotgun sequence, the sequence actccaaaataaatccaaaaagcctatatatatatttacttgcgcaaacgtaaaggtaaaataaatagcaaacataaggattaaaaattgtacttcAAGTTTTACAaacgaaaaataaaacatcaagtaACAACATGAGCATTCTCCTCAATATTCTTCTCGCCAGAAGCACCTGCTTGAGAAGCTTCCTTCTCGACAGCCCCAGATACGTCCACCAAGGAGacctccttttccacggaagGTGTTCCCCCAGGAAGAGGGGTGCCATCGGTTATCGGCTCCTCACCAGACTTCGGAGGCACTTCCTCGAGGTCCACTAGCTTGACGTTGGTGGCAGGTTTGCATTCTTCaacgggtcccttcatccatttccgaacatAGTCACGGAGGTAGTCCTCGATGTCCgggattttgttaaatttaagaACATCTTCTGGGTCTGgaacggcgaactgcggatctgtgaaatcgatcTCAAGATACGCCAACGAGACATACGACATGATCAGTTCACCGTAAAAGAAAGCTTGCTCATCAGCcatgtactcagcttcttctACAGCATTCTCATGCTCCTTGGAATCTGCCTCAATCTTCTCATTTAGCTTCTTTATCTCGGCGTCCTTAAGGGCCATGGCGGACGTGGCGGATGCGATATTCGCCCTGGCATCAACTATTTCtttctccaacctttctatggtagccttatccgccacgccttgaaggagctcagcttccatagcacgtatgcgagtatacatctgtcaaagacAAACAGTTTTGTCAAAATGAAGGAACAAATATATAACTTTTTCTAAAAACAGGGAGAGTCATTCTAGCAAAGGGATCTACCGTAAGAAGCTCCGTCTTTCCCCTTTGAGCATGGATTGATCCCGGAATCTGGTTCTGATTTCTCTGTACCTCGCCCAGCTGACCTAGAGCCTCATCTAGGTCATTGATAACAGATTCATTCTCTAAAGATCCCTGGACAccatacttggcggaccagtatctgCCTAGGTCAGGCTTCACCATCTGCACGAAAATGTAAGGATCAAAACTTAGATTCCAAACATAGCTAACAGATAAGAGATAAAGACAACCTACTTGTCCCATCTCCACCACGGGCATGGCGGATCTCATAGCATCCGCCATAATCTTCGGACCACCCGAAGCTGCAGGTTTCCTCCTTTTTAGAGGCGGATCGGCCGCTGTCTCCGCCGGATGTTTCCCAATATCCTTTTGGGGATTCGCCATTTGAGCTTTCTTACGAGCCTCATCCTCCATCagcttcctacgcttctctgcaagagcgtgattagccttagataaacccctgccaaggaaaacaacaaagtaatcaaagttcaaaaaGAAAACGaagttaccttggtcaaattgagtaatcttcgagtaaatgaacttgtccccatCCTTGCGAATCAggggaatatcgctcatcatgaaaTCTAGGGCATCAGCatatgtccaggcatccgccttgacacttttcatgagctccgccaccaccTCATCACTATTCGTCAGAATACGCATATCTCCCGCCATATGTAAAGGTTTGGGATTCCAATATGTTGGGAagcctagagattcgccctcatttatcttcacgtagaagaatttttgatcccagcaatggacgttggacattttgccacTAAACGGCGAGTACACTCTAAATTTTGCAAAAGTGAGAAAAGACTCAGACTTACGCTTTGATGGTTTATGAAAGGCTCTGAAGATACGGGGAGTGTACACTACTCCTAAGTTCGAGGCCAGATAGCAATCTAAAGCTATGTCTAACCAGCCATTAGGATGCAATTGGCTAGCCGTAGTGTCAAAATAagcaaggatgtccgccatcatcttgggaagaggcaATCGAAATCCTCTTTCTACGTGACTATAGTACACTGTCAAGAATCCgcttggcggacaggcgggtcgttgATGAGCCTCCGCCAATTGGGTCTCATAGTTATTTATCCATGGGAATCTACtcgccagatccgctagatccgcggcactcatacgagacgaagtggactccgctcgaggtttctttttcctaggtagGGTAGAAGAAGGGGCCATCCACCCAGAAAAACGCCTAAAACCTACGGCCGGAGCGGTTTCAGTGATCAGAGTTGAGAGGTTTTGATTACTACTACCTAAACAAGTTCGACCGtgattacacgccgagtcgagcaactcagctaaatcggagttAACCGAACCTTCGGAGGAAGTAGAATTTTCCGACGAAGAAGAGGTCCAGCTAAATACAACCTCGGAAGGAGAGGACAAATTGAAAAATTCAGAGGTAGACCCAGAGGATGAAGaggaacttctaaacattcaaaacACAATATACAGAatgaaaagatgaacttacatgaagaATAGAAGATTAAAAGATTCTGGAAATACTCCGAAGAAGCTCTGCACAGAAGATGCGAAAgaaaatggagaagaagaaagaatgaggaagaaagagaaaagggaaacagaagaaggcgtcttctctctctcctcggGTGATGCACCTGCTACACGTGTCACTCcatgattggcatcgaacagagtgctcattaatgcaggtaatcatgacggcgcgcaaagaatctcaaaagccctaaaggactttaaaggaactttgggggggcttctgataacattgtgatattatcccaaggatcaaaagggatatttgattaaagaacgccacgtgttaGTCGCCTGACCCAGGAATTCCACGGCGTATCGAagtaaagagatccgacgggcgAATCACCTAAAACTGGCCAAGAGTGACCCGCtagcgaacctatgaggcggatCTCCATAAGCTCTCAATGCGCCATGAGAACGGCAGAGCCGACCTtgtaataaagaccattaatgagctatcaattagctaaccgccaacttaagggtaaccagtaaccgccattaatgggggcattaatggagactttctagttactgagagTTACAACTTCacgactatatatagcctatgtctcaggctatccaggtacacattcacttaccctttgtcaattcagtttgctctcttgttcttccttactgactttggcatcagagcttccccccgtcgaacccaacgacgcccccacagggacggaagttaatCAGAATTTCTCCACTTGTCAtcaaaagtcagcatgagcaaggcacacagcagaagctgagaggaacacaactcagcgttacaaaagaaatgtcttcttcaggaaagcttgaaggcgaagctgcgAAGTCAAGCTGAGCAAGATTCAAGACGCCGccaagtcaagctgagtgataatCAAGTCAACGTCCAATTATTCATCAACTTGTGATACAAAGTCTGACACATTTTAGAAGCCTTGGAAATCCATTTCAtggaccttttcgagatgcatggaccgTCTGacgtttggcaagaagacaaacctggcgttaGAAGACGAACCtagcgcaagaagacgaaactggcaaccCTGCCTCTTGCgcaaatcagaagacaggattggcctgtgaTTCAGGAAGCTGACCACATGACGACGAAGACGACCGTTCCTCTCAACGGCTATGTCAgattttcaaatcattgaagcttcagaattcagtataaatggacaagttcatcacttagATCATTGCCGAACATACAAGAGAgaaacagacaagcaaaatcttcactaaatcaaaaatccaaaagagaagctgtctgaataaaaaagcaagttcttagaccaaattccaatcattgtgtaaaagtctagagtgaattgtattcatctaaagtgttcttcattcagtgagaacaatcttgtatcaattgtaaaggttagaagagtgaagctgagtactcggttatagtactcagtggtagagaaactctgagcactcggttatagtgttcagtggttgataggattgagtagacgaatagaggacggtactcttgcatactcagttgctattgtaagcggtttgtgctctacctttaaaaagctcagtagtggattgaaaaagcccggagggattctggggactggacgtaggcggtgaggccgaaccaggataagtctgctgagtaatctctaaccctttctcttgatatatatgtatatgtatgtgttgcttgtttaaattgctcagtaaataatttgtacacgccgacactgagtaatcagagtgctgagttggaagctaacctaaagtgttacttctcaactcacaattgaaacagctcaaGTCAGTTTCTGATTAAAGATGTCCCACATCTCtttcagccttgctgacctaaaagctgagttaaatcatcaaacatttaattaagtcagcattattaagcgaaaaagttatattagttcctaacccccccccccccttggaactaatcctactatgttacacgggaccaacaagtggtattagagcacagtagctcactatttaagataaaactatcttgagctgatccctgtgaaaggctgagaacaacactcgtttccttccaggaaatcaaacaacacagattctccctgagggattatctattagtcggcctccactgttcttcgggtcaaattatacattctggaagaacatgatgaaaaactttattcaggcaacaaacatgagtgcatggctagctatagtccaaggcccgtttgttccctatgaaactattgatggtgTAAAGTCCGTCAAAAGTCAGGATAAATGGTCAgatgatgaccttaagaaattacaaaataattcttcggctataaatatgcttcactgtgcgttagatgctgcagagtacaacaaaatttcaagttgtgagtcagcacaggaaatctggaagaagctagagCTGGCCTATGAAGGAactagcaaggtcaaggagtccaaagtgaatcagCATATGcggctatacgagctgttcgagatgaatgataatgaagacatctcagagatgaatgcaagattcactaacatcataaatgagcttaagagactcggcaagaacttcacagaagaagaacatgtgaagaaaatcttaagaagtctccccaagagctggcaagctaagaagacagctgtggaagaagctcaggaactgaccacgtacaaatatgatgagctcattggatctctgctgacccacgagatctccatgaagaattttgaggccaaagaaaagactgaggacaagaagcaaaaatctcttgtcatgaaagctgactcaacagaagctgactcatcagacgatgaggagatggccatgttcacaagaaaaatgaaaaagttgttTAAGAAAGATGATAaatacagcaaaaggccattcaaaagaagtgacaaatacaaagctgagtcgagCGACAACAGacacaaaaaggacagctcaaagccagtCACCtactttgaatgccatcaagctggacacatcaaatcaagctgtcccaccTTAAAGAAAGACAATAAGGGAagcagaaaggcaatggtggccaaatggagtgatagtgatgagtcaacctcgtcagaagctgatgccaccgagtcagcaaacatatgcttcatggcagacGAATCTACTGACCTGTGccattctgagcaagctgaccaatCTGGTGAATCCcaccatgaggaacactcaactgaggtaacatccctatctttgctcagaaatgaaatgaccAATGCCCTgggtgatctctatacactgatcaaaaggtgtaataagaaagtaagAGCACTCGGCAGGCGATGTGAtaagattgaggaggtcaaactcagtgaccttcgacatctccttcaggacaacactaggcaaaatgaaaatctaaaaatcatgcataggtttgtctctgaagtccaatcagattccaagaaactgaggaaagATATCACAtcaatacagaaccagctgagtacatcggctaagaagaGGTTCCATCCaaaagctgagtactcaggtaccaGTCAGCAAAGGTGGAAtactcagcggaatgtccaatgtgacttctgcggaaagaaaagacataccacaaaggtatactggcatgctcagcacaaatgtgctgaccaaaaatggaaataccctcaaagggtagcttattgtgacttttgtgggaaagatggtcacaccataaatgtatgtcgtcacaaaatcaaatatgatgcatcacctgttagctctaacaaacaaggacccaaaaagaattgggtacctaaagataactagttacattgcaggtgagGCTGAGGTGagcggagaagtcaaagatatggtacattgacagcgcatgctcgatgcatatgactggtgatgaaactcagttcatcacacttgtgcataaacgaggaggaaatgtaagttttggagacaacaaaaagggtaagatagtagggtcaggtaccgttggtggtaatcctattatcgagtcagtctccctagtcaggggtcttaaatataacctattgagcgtagctcagctgtgtgagaGCGGTAggaaggttgtatttgatgccaatGAGTGTAGaatactcgagggtaaaacaaatgaattgattttaactgcccctcgtgttgaaaaTGTTTTCATGCTTGACTTGGAAAAGAcgttttcaaagaatatatgcttagtgtcaaaggaggacaaatcctggctatggcataggagacttggtcatgtaagcatggacctcctagccaaattagtaagaaagcaattagttgagggattacccaaactcaggtttgagaaggatcaactgtgtaatgcttgtcagcaaggtaaacaaaccaaaaagtcttttcaaagtaaaaatgtagtctcaaccaagcgcccattagagttactacacttggatcttttcggaccagtccagccgctgagcttgggtggtaagagattttccttggtcattatagatgacttttctcggtatacttgggttatcctgctgagtagcaaggatgaagcttttgagatgttctcaacactgattagaaaacttgaaaatgacaacgacctaaaattagctcacatccgaagtgataatggcggagaattaaaaaaccaacagtttgatgaattctgtgaagtcagcggcattgcccataatttttctgctcctagaactcctcaacaaaatgggttagttgaaaggaagaacagaactttagttgaaatagctaggacaatgctgagtgagaataggcttccaaagtatttctggggtgaagctgtcaacacagcttgctatatactcaatagggccttagttagacctatacttaagaaaacctcttatgaactttggaaaggacgaaaacccaacattggatattttcgtgccttcggttgcaaatgttttattttaaatactaaagacaaccttgctaagtttgattctaaagctgatgaagctatctttctagggtactcaacaaacagtaaagcatatagggtgttcaataaacgaactcaggtcgtagaagagtctgtacatattaagttcgatgaaactgaccctgcaggaaagataagtcagcctaccgaagatgactcatgctcagctt encodes:
- the LOC136219223 gene encoding uncharacterized protein isoform X2, translated to MEDEARKKAQMANPQKDIGKHPAETAADPPLKRRKPAASGGPKIMADAMRSAMPVVEMGQMVKPDLGRYWSAKYGVQGSLENESVINDLDEALGQLGEVQRNQNQIPGSIHAQRGKTELLTMYTRIRAMEAELLQGVADKATIERLEKEIVDARANIASATSAMALKDAEIKKLNEKIEADSKEHENAVEEAEYMADEQAFFYGELIMSYVSLAYLEIDFTDPQFAVPDPEDVLKFNKIPDIEDYLRDYVRKWMKGPVEECKPATNVKLVDLEEVPPKSGEEPITDGTPLPGGTPSVEKEVSLVDVSGAVEKEASQAGASGEKNIEENAHVVT
- the LOC136219223 gene encoding uncharacterized protein isoform X1 — protein: MFRSSSSSSGSTSEFFNLSSPSEVVFSWTSSSSENSTSSEGSVNSDLAELLDSACNHGRTCLGSSNQNLSTLITETAPAVGFRRFSGWMAPSSTLPRKKKPRAESTSSRMSAADLADLASRFPWINNYETQLAEAHQRPACPPSGFLTVYYSHVERGFRLPLPKMMADILAYFDTTASQLHPNGWLDIALDCYLASNLGVVYTPRIFRAFHKPSKRKSESFLTFAKFRVYSPFSGKMSNVHCWDQKFFYVKINEGESLGFPTYWNPKPLHMAGDMRILTNSDEVVAELMKSVKADAWTYADALDFMMSDIPLIRKDGDKFIYSKITQFDQEKRRKLMEDEARKKAQMANPQKDIGKHPAETAADPPLKRRKPAASGGPKIMADAMRSAMPVVEMGQMVKPDLGRYWSAKYGVQGSLENESVINDLDEALGQLGEVQRNQNQIPGSIHAQRGKTELLTMYTRIRAMEAELLQGVADKATIERLEKEIVDARANIASATSAMALKDAEIKKLNEKIEADSKEHENAVEEAEYMADEQAFFYGELIMSYVSLAYLEIDFTDPQFAVPDPEDVLKFNKIPDIEDYLRDYVRKWMKGPVEECKPATNVKLVDLEEVPPKSGEEPITDGTPLPGGTPSVEKEVSLVDVSGAVEKEASQAGASGEKNIEENAHVVT